Below is a window of Narcine bancroftii isolate sNarBan1 chromosome 13, sNarBan1.hap1, whole genome shotgun sequence DNA.
aattcctccgcatctctgttctaagcggacgcccttcaattctgaagttgtgccctcttgtattCAACTCCccctccatgggaaacaactttctgCATCTCCTCTGTCCGCACCttgcaccattcaaaatgtttcatcccttctcctaaattctaatgatacaGGCCAAAACGGTCAAATGCTCCTCAGATGATcactctttcattcctggaatcatccttgtgaacctcctttgaaccctcttgaatgtcagcacatcctttcataaATAGGGAGCCCAAAACTTCTCACCATATtccaagtgaggactcaccagtgccttgtaaagcctcagcatcacatcgcTGCTCTTCTATTCTATTCCCCTCGGAACGAAAGCCACAACCTGGGTTATTAATCGTGAAATATCGCTGTGTTTCATTCCTCTTCTGAACAGACAAAACATCTCCTTTTTGTAACACACAGGGGACACGTTATGTCAAGAGACACGTTGCATCCAGTTGTAACAGAGCTCGGGACAGGCAGCATTCAGAAAAGGTGTGCGGGGAGGGTTTGATATTGTGAAGTTGGATGTTTTTGAGTATCAGAGTGAAGACTTGATCTGGATTCTGCCACAGTTGGAAACCGCTGTCTGTCTGTGAACTATTGTGATAGATCCCGAGAACGAGTGGCTGCAGATTTGCAGGCAGGCGGTCTGGTGAAATGTGAATTAATCCATTCTGCTGTCAGATTCTAAGATGCCCTTGCCTTGTCTCTGCAACCTCCCTTGCCCCATAAGatgctgtttaaagaaatctgataaaACACGTCTGGTCAGGGTTTTACTCAGTGAAATGGGCTTTTGCTGTTCACCCCACAGAAGTGCTTGAACCCTTCTCCCTGAAGCCTACACTAGGATCCGTGACCCACATGTCACATTTGTCGCCCCTCACCTACTTCAAAACTGGATTTTACGTGAAAATCCATCGGGTTTTCAAAATAGGAGAATGGGTtcagtgatgaagggctcaagctcaaagcGTTGCTTAAGTATCATCTTTACTGTATAAAGTAGACTCTTTGACACCTGTGTTCCCCCCGCGTTGTGCTTTTCCTTGTGTTCAATAATGCCAAATGTGCTTGATCTCACTTTCTCCAGTGAATGTGGTGGCGATTGTGATCCTGTCCCGGGGAAAGTGCGGCCTTTCCACCTGCACCACTCGCTACCTGTTGGCCATGGCAGTGTCGGATCTACTGGTCATTATAATTGTGGTCATTTTCTACCGATTATATTATCATTATTTTCCGATGAATTTCCAGAATAGCACCAACGTGTGCAGAGCCATTTATGCCCTGACGTATGCAGCTGGCAACTGTTCTGTCTGGTTCACTGTTACTTTCACTCTCGATCGTTTTGTGGCCATTTGCTGTCAGAAACTGAAGACCAAATATTGCACCGGGACCATTGCAACTTTTGTTGTAGCGACCACCGGCGTCCTGCTCTGTCTGAAAAACATTCCCTTCTACTTTGCCTATCAGCCAAGATGGATCATCGACAATGTACCGTGGCTCTGTGTACTGACAGACAGTTATTACACTGACCCAGGGTGGGTGGCATTTGACTGGCTGGATAAGGTTTTAACTCCATTGGTTCCTTTCGCTGTAATTCTGCTGCTCAACGTTTTGACGATCCGGCACATTTTAGTGGCCAATCGTGTCCGGAAGGGGCTAAAGAATCAGAGCAAGGGGGAGAACCGCAACGACCCGGAGATGGAGAGCAGAAGGAGGTCTGTGGTTTTACTTTTCACGCTCTCCGCCAGCTTCATCTTCCTGTGGCTGGTGTATGTGGTAGAATTCGCCTACTATCAGATCGCATGGAGCGGAATAGATCGGAATCATTGGGAAATCATCTTTCACGAAGCTGGATATTTACTGAGTAATTTCAGCTGCTGCACGAACACATTTATTTATGCTGCGACTCAGTCCAAATTCAGGGGGCAGATTCAGATTGCGGTGAAATATCCAGTCAGCTCAATGCTTCAGTTCATGAAGAAAGCGGCTCTTTGACTCGACCCAGCGGTGACCACATGACCCCATCCTGGTCTCCGCTTCCTGAAATTCACCCCAAAGTTCAGGTGTTTTCCTGGGTGGGACCATCAGCTCCGGACGTTTCCACGCTCACAGCTAACGCTCTCACCCTATTGCTTTCCATATCGTGGTGAGGTTCAAGCCGTCTTTGCCAAAATGACAATCATCTCCCTTCTCCGACGGCTAAAGGAACCCTTAACCCCTGACCTTTCAGGTGCCACCCTCTACCCGAGTCTCCCATGGTCAGCGAGAAGCTGTGGGGAATGATAGCGACATCCGACTCCCGTCAGTCGGCGTCTGTGACGCTCCACTCCTGATGTTTCAATGTCGATATtgcagagtaaaaagaaatcgAGTCGGCCAGCTGGGCCCTCAACCCGGATCTGATTTTCAGTCACGGCCAACACACTCAAGCTTCAAATCCCTCATGGCACATCTAAACTTCACTAACTTAACAATTGTCTGTTTTTCTCAAACAATGCTGCTTCGGCCAATTTCGCCTCCATTGTAACCAATACGATACATTCTATGAGAGGCTATTTACAGGCACCTTGATGTAAAACGTTTGCTATGTTCAAAATTCCTCTAATTGCTGAATGATATCTTCCCTGTCTGGCAGGAccttgtataaccatataacaattacagcacggaatcaGGCCATTTTGTCATTTCTAGTCCGCACggaaccaagtcctctcctctagtcccatcgACCTGCCCAGAACTctctattcccctcccatccatatacctatccaatttttcttaaatgacaaaatagaccctgccgccactactgctcccggaagctcattccacacagcaccactctctgagagaagaatttcCCTCTCATGatacttctaaacttttccccccttaactcatgacctcttgtttcaatctctcccactctcaatggaaaaagcctatccacaacaACActatctcataatcttaaatacctcaatcaaaaccttctgtgctccaaggaataaagaccaaagctgttcaatctttctttgtaatctagattctgaatccaaggtaacattttcgtaaatcttctctgcactctctctgaggcacaccgcttgttacCGACCTCCagtctgacaaacagttatccacttgACTAGACTCTCTggtatgtttccataagatcccatTATTCTTCTAAAACCCACAGAGTACATATCCAAGCTTTTATCCAACGACATTTATTGAAATAAGAGGCAATTCGGCGCCTGCCATAATTTCCATTTCAATGACCATTCCCATACTGGTATAACTGTCCTGGCTTCACCCATTAACAGCGTGGGTCCAAATGTAATATTGAGGAACAGCACATcacgtttcctggtggacacccaATGCTATGAATATCCTTGGTCACCTATACTTTGGTCTGATTGCACGATTCTGATCtatttgcctatttattttctctctgtctAAAATCCCATCACAGTTTTATTTCCCTCTACCCAGCTCCCCTCATTCGCAACCATCTGTCTGCCACGCTATGTCGTTTATCCCTTCCCAGCTTCTCACCCCAATATGAATGCTGGTGCAACGAGCTACAATGCGTCTGCATATTGTTTTTTCCTGATCTCCTCTCCCCAGCCTCATTCTCTGGCGATCACCAGTGTTTGTCATCCCTCCTTCATGTTAATGAATCCGTGATCGTTTTGATATGGCATGTGAGTTTCCCCGCAAAAATAAGATAAATTCTTTCCAGTCACCTCGTTTGTCTTTCGCTGCTTATTCCTGATAAACCAAATACCGATGATCTCTCCAAACATTTTGTATCATGTACGTTTCCATGTTGTTGACAATGTGCTCTTCAGCTGACTGACGCAACCCCTCTTTCTCATCAGGATGATTTGTTTTTTTGCTGAGGTTTGAGCGAGTGATCTGCCACTGATCAGCTGCTTGGATTGCTTTGTCAGCTCACTTCAGATGGTCCAAGCTTCAAACCACTGGATGTCCCCTTGAATATGCCGAGGGCCTGGCTTTGAGTGGTGATGTTCAGCCTCAGGCTGATTCTGGTTTTTGGCCACATTATGGTCATTCTTACCAGGGTATCCTGAACATCACCATTAATCTTCTTTACACGAGGAATTCTGACATTGTAGGGTCAAGGGCCACATTCTGCTGGAGATGTCATGGAGTAAAAACTAtaactaataaaaaaaaccttcgaGGATAAACAAAAGTGGGCTGTCTTAAACAGCAGTTCCTCATAGTAGTATTTGTcgaggaatgttggtcttcatgtCATGATGATGTTAGTCCAGATATCCTCTCCAGCATCTTGAACCTTATCCATGTAGGAAAGGTTCGCCGGATGGAGTCGTGGGACATTAGGACATCCGCCCTACCTGATGTGTTAATGGTGTTCTGTATCAGGCAGCCatggactgtttgacctgctaaatttaTATGTGATCAATTTGTTGCCAGAAACTCAAAACAAAATATTGCACTGGGAGAACTGTGGCTGTGGTTCTGACATCAACAGGCATTCTGCTCTTGAATAAAACAAGTCACTCAATTTAACACCAACCATAATTATCTGCAATACACTGTGGTTCGTTAAAATTTAACCAGGTTATTTTAGTGATCCGAGGTGGGTGGGTTTGATTGGTTCGATACTGTATCACTCATCCCACTGCTGCTGAATGCCCTGACACAGTGTAGTGGTCGGTCGAGGTGCTGAGGGTTGGGGTGTAGAGCGAAGGGAGAGCCAGAGATGCTGAGCTGGAGGGAGGTCTGAGGTTTTACTCTTCACTATCTTCTGTGCctgaggtgtgacagagtatatcaaCATGTTTATGGGAGATAAtttgggaaaagtttgttagagtaggccattataaacactttaaaacagatctgattTGAAATACTGGACCTCTGCTAATACTAGACATATGGGCTCCACagcatttgcaagagctttgggaagtgcccaagagacttcactaatggattgttggttacgaaaaggcaacagatgaaagatcttgttgaagCCACCTTCTATCTGGgaaggaacttgctgttctaagagggtcatgtggttttgcaagcagagacagggttttttttctctcagagagagagagagagagagagagagagaggaggagagaggggagagagagagagagagagagagagagagagagagagagagagagagagagggagagaaagagatcgattgcttctacagttttacagccagcaatagcagctgggactggaacaggacaagctggcaagcttttgcaaaaccccattttggaagacggattcttatttcagcctggtcaaagcccttgtgggacATGCAAAAGGAGAAggctagctgtctaatgtttcacttgaaataaaagaaacaaaaagaaactctgtgtgacctgaaagaaagaggttatcatctggagaaccctggagggggcaagttttgtcagcaagacactgaggtggatgattaaaaaggaatcagttgcggatgtcctggaacaatgaatctctctctgaaaactgacaagaaccttcgtAAGTGGTGACCATATACCTTTCAAGCAACGAAGCCTGGTgagctttataaatgttaaattctgtgcacagtatcagaattgcttgcaaccagtgaacttggaggtatgagaagacagattggactgtgaatcaaagaacatttctgaacttacacacacattacatacacgtgctcttagaattagaagggggttaagttaggttagttaagtcaatagtgatgatAAAGTGagattctcttttcatgtttaaagataattaaacacaaccatcacctgcagagctgcagagcaagagaaaagaggaactgaaggTTATTTCTAAAGATGATTGAAGCCAAGATCTGGATGAAGTAAATACAAAGACAGAGGATTAAAGTTGAGGGAAAATGTGTTGAGAAAGATAGATAATTTTCCTGAGTATAGATCTGTTGAATTGTAATTGGAGTTGGAGATATTGTGGGTGGAAGAggaattttgagttgcagagacaacaatatgaggctgaaaaacagataTATgaagcagaggaagctgaaaaacagaggaaaaaTGTACTGAGCCCCGATCTGAAGCTTTGCACGTACCGTTAATCTACCTGTGCTTCGAGCAATAAAGCCCCATCATTCATATCCCCTTTGCAATAACACGTCTCACTCATGGCAACATTATCGTcattcttctctgcactctcaagcCTGACGAGATCTTTTCTGCACCAcgtcaagtcaagtttaatgtcatcagattgtacaagtacaacctgatgaaacagcgttctacGGTCtgcggtgcaaaacacacaaggCACACAATGAGGCAGATCGCATGGTAGACAAAAAAATGCATATGTGGGACAAGAAttctatctataaaaataaataacttattttttttttacctatgaaaatctcagatggttagtgtgcgcagttcctttagtcgttcagcattctcactgcccatgggaagaaggtgttccttagcctagtggtgctggctttgatactcctgtagtTTTTCCTTGATATGAGCAGCTAAAAtatgatgtgtgcagggtggaagggatcctcagtgattttgtgcccCCTCTTCATAccatcccggtagatcatgtcagtGTGGGGAAAGGGGGGAACACACAAGTGATCATTTCTGCCACTTttaaggtcctgtggattaacctccattccatttctctgcagcaaccgtaccacactgtgatgcagccggccaggacacattcgatagagctcctgtagactgttgacataatggtggccggtagccttgcctgcttcagaattctcagaaagtgcagtcgctgttgcacctccCGACATGGTGAGAGTCCAAgttaggtcattagttaagtgaactccaaggaacttggtgttcgcCACTctgtctactacagagttgttgatgaggTGAAGGGTGGTTGATCTTGGTTCTCCTGAAATACacattcatctcctttgtcttgtctgcGTTGAGACTCGAACCATTTCATGAgagtttccacctcttctctgtagtgttacaagatcaaaccagcaaccacaaagaaggtatATCACACAGGAGTaatgatgaacaattactttattaacaaaaattcactttcaaactttaattcaaaatcccccccccccaccctttcataGCATTGCCCACTGgtcactatgcaaatttctattacAGTGTAAAACTactaaattccccagcctaaatataacatttggtaaactgaagccaaaagatcttagagggcacaaaattcgaagtgttgcttgcagagagaggaaccacaggcttggtccggatccttctggctgcctttggaatgattcatcctttttgaaatcccaacattctaaactgtcctgcAGACCATGACCATGTCTGGGCCTTTTTCCACTCCAcaacaccacccagtggtggtttattgtccaagtccagaaatttttttctttttcaattccttcagagtctgtctcccactctctcaagcactccaccttcaccttggctctggcCCTCTAagccaaactgtcactttttaacataaaaccacataacacataggccaatacacaacacagaactctgtaacagtggCGCGATTTAtaattattgctgatgaggccaacgactgctgtgttgtctgcaaacttgatgacactgttggagctggatctggggaTTCAAATATGGGTCAGTCGCATGAAacggagcgggctgagcacacagccctcagGTGAAAAATATCGTAACTAATGTCCACATCTCAAAGTCATTGCAATTGTCAGTCTAGGGTTTCACAATCCTTCAATTTCACTAATTAAGCTCAGCGTCACGGAGCAATTTAATGTGGCTGATGTAATCCATTCATTATATTATTGAAATGGTCTATTTTTAACTCTATTGAAACCTCACAGTCCCTGTGGAAATCCCACATAGTATAAATACTCCTAAACAGTTCATCTAGAAAGTTTGATTCAGAGTAATTGCCCGCAGAATAAagggcagaaaatgctggaaacatattACGAGGTCGAGAAGATATTGTATGTTATCATTTCCGTCATTGGAGTTCCTGGTAAGTGAGTGGGACAATTTCAGTTCTGTAACTGTGCGCTTCCCGGACCTGATCGACTGATATTCATGTCACATAGCTTATTTCAACAGTTTGGAGTGGACCAAATTTCATAGGAGCAGATATAGGTTCTTCAGCTCaacgagtctgccccgccattcaatcatgagctcagCCCCACTgcacagccttctccccataacttttaacCTGTCtattcaagaacctatcaatgtcTTCCTTACATACAAATCCAGTGACTtaacctccacaactgcctacggcaacaaattccacagatttactgccctctgactgaagaaattcctccgcatctctgttctaagcggacgcccttcaatcctgaagttgtgccctcttgtattCAACTCCccctccatgggaaacaactttctgCATCTCCTCTGTCCGCACCttgcaccattcaaaatgtttcatcccttctcctaaattccaatgatacAGGCCAAAACGGTCAAATGCTCCTCAGATGATcactctttcattcctggaatcatccttgtgaacctcctttgaaccctcttgaatgtcagcacatcctttcataaATAGGGAGCCCAAAACTTCTCACCATACAtccaagtgaggactcaccagtgccttgtaaagcctcagcatcacatccctgctcttctattctatTCCCCTCGGAACGAAAGCCACAACCTGGGTTATTAATCGTGAAATATTGCTGTATTTCATTCCTCTTCTGAACAGACAAAACATCTCCTTTTTGTAACAACACAGTGGACACGTTATGTCAAGAGGCACCTTGCGTCAAGTTGTAACAGAGCTTGGGACAGGCAGCATTCAGAAAAGGTGTGCGGGGAGGGTTTGATATTGTGAAGTTGGATGTTTTTGAGTATCAGAGTGAAGACTTGATCTGGATTCTGCCACAGTTGGAAACCGCTGTCTGTCTGTGAACTATTGTGATAGATCCCGAGAACGAGTGGCTGCAGATTTGCAGGCAGGCGGTCTGGTGAAATGTGAATTAATCCATTCTGCTGTCAGATTCTAAGATGCCCTTGCCTTGTCTCTGCAACCTCCCTTGCCCCATAAGATGCTGTTTCACGAAATCTGATAAAACACGTCTGGTCAGGGTTTTACTCTGTGAAATGGGCTTTCGCTGTTCAACCCACACAAGTACTTGAACCCTTCTCCTTGAAGCCGACACGTGGATCCATGACCCACATGTCACATTTGTCGCCCCTCACCTACTTCAAAACTGGATTTTACGTGAAAATCCATCGGGTGTTCAAAATAGGAGAATGGGTtcagtgatgaagggctcaagctcaaagcGTTGCTTAAGTATCATCTTTACTGTATAAAGTAGACTCTATGACACCTGAGTTCCCCCCACGTTGTGCTTTTCCTTGTGTTCAATAATGCCAATGTGCTTGATCTCACTTTCTCCAGTGAATGTGGTGGCAATTGTGATCCTGTCCCGGGGAAAGTGCGGCCTTTCCACCTGCACCACTCGCTACCTGTTGGCCATGGCAGTGTCGGATCTACTGGTCATTATAATTGTGGTCATTTTCTACCGATTATATTATCATTATTTTCCGGTGAATTTCCAGAATAGCACCAACGTGTGCAAAGCCATTTATGCCCTGGCTTATGCAGCTGCCAACTGTTCTGTCTGGTTCACTGTTACTTTCACTCTCGATCGTTTTGTGGCCATTTGCTGTCAGAAACTGAAGACCAAATATTGCACCGGGACTGTTGCGGCTTTTGTTGTAGTGACCACCGGCGTCCTGCTCAGCCTGAAAAACATTCCCTTCTACTTTGCCTATCAGCCAAGATGGATCTTTGACAATGTACCGTGGCTCTGTGTACTGACAGACAGTTATTACACTGACCCAGGGTGGGTGGCATTTGACTGGCTCGATAAAGTTTTAACTCCGTTGGTTCCTTTCGCTGTAATTCTGCTGCTCAATGCTTTGACGATCCGgcacattttagtggccagtcgTGTCCGGAAGGGGCTAAAGAATCAGAGCAAGGGGGAGAACCGCAACGACCCGGAGATGGAGAGCAGAAGGAGGTCTGTGGTGTTACTTTTCACGCTCTCCGCCAGCTTCATCTTCCTGTGGCTGGTGTATGTGGTAGAATTCGCCTACTATCAGATCTCATGGAGCGGAATAGATCGGAATCATTGGGAAATAATCTTTCACGAAGCTGGATATTTACTGAGTAATTTCAGCTGCTGCACGAACACATTTATTTATGCTGCGACTCAATCCAAATTCAGGGGGCAGATCAAGATCGCGGTGAAATATCCAGTCATCTCAATGCTTCAGTTCATGAATAAAGCGGCTCTTTGACTTGACCCAGCGGTGACCACATGACCCCATCCTGGTCTCCGCTTCCTGAAATTCACCCCAAAGTTCAGGTGCTTTCCTGGGTGGGACCATCAGCTCCGGACGTTTCCACGCTCACAGATAACGCTCTCACCCTATTGCTTTCCATATCGTGGTGAGGTCCGAGCCGTCCTGGCCGAAACGATGATCATCTCCCTTCCCTGACGGCTAAAGGAACCCTTAACCCCTGACCTTTCAGGTGCCACCCTCTACCCGAGTCTCCCATGGTCAGCGAGAAGCTGTGGGGAATGATAGCGACATCCGACTCCCGTCAGTCGGCGTCTGTGACGCTCCACTCCTGATGTTTCAATGTCGATATtgcagagtaaaaagaaatcgAGTCGGCCAGCTGGGCCCTCAACCCGGATCTGATTTTCAGTCA
It encodes the following:
- the LOC138748067 gene encoding probable G-protein coupled receptor 139; this translates as MLETYYEVEKILYVIISVIGVPVNVVAIVILSRGKCGLSTCTTRYLLAMAVSDLLVIIIVVIFYRLYYHYFPVNFQNSTNVCKAIYALAYAAANCSVWFTVTFTLDRFVAICCQKLKTKYCTGTVAAFVVVTTGVLLSLKNIPFYFAYQPRWIFDNVPWLCVLTDSYYTDPGWVAFDWLDKVLTPLVPFAVILLLNALTIRHILVASRVRKGLKNQSKGENRNDPEMESRRRSVVLLFTLSASFIFLWLVYVVEFAYYQISWSGIDRNHWEIIFHEAGYLLSNFSCCTNTFIYAATQSKFRGQIKIAVKYPVISMLQFMNKAAL
- the LOC138748066 gene encoding probable G-protein coupled receptor 139 → MLETYYEVEKILYVIISVIGVPVNVVAIVILSRGKCGLSTCTTRYLLAMAVSDLLVIIIVVIFYRLYYHYFPMNFQNSTNVCRAIYALTYAAGNCSVWFTVTFTLDRFVAICCQKLKTKYCTGTIATFVVATTGVLLCLKNIPFYFAYQPRWIIDNVPWLCVLTDSYYTDPGWVAFDWLDKVLTPLVPFAVILLLNVLTIRHILVANRVRKGLKNQSKGENRNDPEMESRRRSVVLLFTLSASFIFLWLVYVVEFAYYQIAWSGIDRNHWEIIFHEAGYLLSNFSCCTNTFIYAATQSKFRGQIQIAVKYPVSSMLQFMKKAAL